The DNA region AGAGCGCACTAACCCTCTTATTCGAAATGGTTGAGAAGTGAAGAAGGTGATTCGGGGAATAGCGACTTGGGCAAGAGCTTGCAGCTTCATGTTTCAGCAGTTCTGGAGAGAAGACAGCCATTGCTCGATGTAATTGTTGCCCTCTGCGCACAAGATATGAAAAAAGCTTGAATCAAAATCTCTGAGATTGATGGAAGTTGTTCAAAGTAAACGAAAGAATCCATAGCGCCTCATGCCAAATAACAGCAGACTAAGACAAACTGATCAAGAGTATAAATCTATTCTATTTCAGCTCATTCCACTATTAAAAGGTCATGAAGAATTTTGAACCTTGATATGCATTTTATACTCACCTACAAACAGATAAGAGCAGAGAAGCAGTTATCAGATAGATCCTATCACAACCGAGAACCCGTTTGTATGCAAAATTATGGCATGAAAAGCTTGCTAAACAACCCTATGCCCGAAATAGTCTACTTGTGGTAAAGGACGGAACCAATTCGCCTGTGTCATCTCCAAGTTGATCgatattattttgtttcataaaatatttttaacctcAAAATCCCTCGAGGAACAAACTCTAAACTTAGGTGAACCTTGCAGAACGAATCCTCGAGAACCATGAAAAAGATGAACTGCAACAATTGCATAACTACGAAGAACAAAATCAGTTCGACTTGCTGAACAAATTCATGGTATCAAACAAGCCAATTCACATATTCTTTTCAAGTAAAGCAGCAGGACATGATATGTGTCACCCAAAAAGGAAACTAAATCGTCCATCAATTCCAAAGAATCAAACTCAAAATAGCAGGTTTTGCAAGAGAAAGGGCCCTCACCAGCATCAAACTCATCGGGAAGATTCTTAATGACGCTCAATAACTGCTTACTTGAGTCCTCCACCAGTTCTTTGCTGCCAGGTCTGTAGCAAGGAACAAGCACAGCAAAGCTATTATCTTCACCCTCATCATCGCTCAGAAACTCTGTGCCAGGAGGCTCCAACCACCCGATCGACCAATCAGAGTCCTCAGACTCGTCGGAACCCGACAAACAAACTCCATCAGACGGCACTAACACGATATCAAATTCCCTATCAATGTTCCTCCTCTGTTCCCGACTCTGCCACTTCCGCTTCACCTTCCTTGACGAGGAAGCTATCTTCTTCCCCTTCACAAAAGGGAACTTCAAGTTCTCGGGTTCCCTGAACCCGAAGCCAAACTCATTGGTTAAACCTGTGGATGAAGGGCCATTTGAAACCGGCTCTTTCTCTTTAGCACCCCACGTCCACATCGAGAACCGGCTGAAGGAAACCGCCATTTTTCTCGAAAACCCGAGTGGAAAGGAAGGATTTTGATGGGGGAGAGAAAAGGGATTGTAGGATGTTTGCAACTTTCCTGTTGCAGTCAGTGACCACTAATTTAGGAAACTTGATGGATCCATTGAGTCCCCAACATATCAAATTAAGAAATGAGACCcatgaattgaattgaatcgaATCGAATCGAATCGAATCCAACAACGAAAGGAACCTGTCAGTTAAAACTCAAATCATTAACTAAGAGGAAGCCCCCAAAGTTCTGAAAAGACCAAAGGATCATGAATCAGTTAAGTCAATGATTGCAAGGGAAGGAAAAAGCTTAGGGATTCCTTCAATTGTCAATGGAGATTAGCACACTATCGGATGTTAATCGAACAAATTGAACATCTCCTCGCTCAAACAACTAGCAGGAAACTTTCCATTTATACAAAGGTTTTAGCACAGAAGATCGACCAGCTTCCGGTAGATCATCGGACTCCCAAAAACCGCTCGTGCCCAAAATCAATGAATTACTCAAGGAAGATCTCAAAGACCTTTTTCCGAAATCAATCGTTTAGAGAGAGCCACGGAGATGATTAAAGAACCCCGTGAACTGGGCAAAAATGGGATGCTCTTCTTCTGCCACGATCTTCAAAAACAAAGATTAAATTGGCCAATTTTTGAGAGATTTTTGCCGGAAAAATCTAAACATTCCGCCGGCAGCCGGAACTTTGGAGTAATCAGAGGAAGATTTTCCGAGAAATCGGAGCCTCAGGCCGCCCGATTGACCATCTCTCCCGCTCTCTTCCCTCTCTCACTCAATCTCCAAGTAAAGTCGTCGTCTTCGTAAAATCAAATGACAAACCGTGTCCGCTTCCGAGGGTTATATAGAGGGAGAGGCAGGGCCGGGCCGATCGTCAATCAAGTTGGAAGCATCCAATGGCTCAGATCGCGTCGCACTGATCTGTACAGTACAGTGCGGCGCGTCGTATTATCGTACGGCCCAATCAAGCGGAAACAATGAAAGGACTCGACCTCGAGCAAGTTGTTGTCAAAAAGATTAGTTGAAGGGTTAACTTCGTATTAATCCCACCAGATGAAGTGTGTTTCACGAAGTCGCGGTGCTGAATTATTGTTTCATCCCGACCGACTACACGTGCTAATTTGGAGTCATATTTactgattaaataaataattcgaGCCGATAAAACTGACGTATTTTCTTATTTGCTCGAAACGATAAGTTGGGaagatatttttattgtaaaattaGATATACAATACATGAGGGGTATTTCGTGAGAGCCACCGGAGTTGAATCCAACAATTACTTTCGTCGTATACTGAAGGAGATGGTTTCTCACGCTTTCAAAGAACAGCGGAATTAATTAACAGACATTCATTGATATGTCAATCTCAATTGTGTAACTATCTATGGTATGGTCCACCAGTTGCGTTGGGGCATCTAAATTAGATTAGTTTATGTTGATTTGGAGAAGGCAGAGCGGTATCACCAGCACGGTGATCTAGTAATTAAGTATCAAGCACTCCACTTGAATATCACGAGTTCGAATCTCATTGAGAACGTAGAGTTCACCACTATATGGGTGTATTATATAATGGCAGTGACCGACCCATAATACTTGATCCAGTGGGCCTTAGACTTAATTTACTAGTATGTTAGTGAGGCTGCGGTGATCAAGTTAGGTTAAAATCTCAGCGAGGTATGACGAACGGAACATTCTGTGGTGATTAAATTTCCTTAATTGGAACAGTAATAACTTGATCTAGCCTTTTATTCGgctaaaaaaagagaaaaggcagAGTGGTTCAATTTAGCTGACGTGGCGGTTTTCCAGCCCAATCATTGCATGCGTGCATCTCAAGTGGTCGACACGTGTGAAGGATGTCAGCCGTTGGAACATAGAATTccacaaattatatttttaaatgcttttatttaatttataaaatcgGGAATCAAAGGTAAGCCATTGCATGAATGCTTTCcctttcttaaaaaaaaaattatatatatatatatatatatatatatataaagaaaagggGGAGCCATTGCTTTGATTATAGAGTCTATGGGCTTTGATGACCTCCATGGACATCGACTGATACTAATGAGATTGGCTCTTGAAAGAATACTCGTTTACGGTGCCGGAGTCGGGCTATCAGGAAGCTGAGGACCATTTGATGAGGAATCTTCCGTTTGTTGTGTTGTCACTATTCCTCATCCAATGGTCGTGAATCTTTCTCATACGGTCCAATCCATAAATTTTAAGCGTTTAATGCATGTTAATTGAACacgttttaaattattatttttaaggtTATTGTCACTATTGGATATCAATTCTCGTTTGAGGAGAGGGAATTAGTACTGTTTATCACAAATTTCTTTATTCAAAGCTACAAACGTTGAGACTTCTTATCAGCCACTTCTCCTGGCGAAAGGTTAAGACCCCATAAGACATAAAAGATAAGGTCGAAAACAACATCACATCTGCACAACTCGAGCTCTTTTTCCTTATGCATCTTAATATTATCGAATCTTTGTGCacaaacattttttttaatgcacgATTTTGATAGGGacgcttttttcttttgtacgCGCAAGTGCCAATCTAGCACCTTTACCTTTGAATGGCTAGGAATTTCTTCCCTCCGTTTACGACATGAATGCGGAGTCTCGACATTGTAGATAAGTCTTAAagatttacatatatatatatatatcgtagATACAGGCATCTAAAGATGGAATCCCATGTAAGGGAGACCTCTTTTCTCCATTCTTTCAAATCAAATACGACTTTCAAATATTCCATCGCCAAGATGCTTAAGCTAGTTATCCATCAGTGCCACGGAGAtatatggaaaataaaaatctcacACAAGTGTACTTCCATATTCTTTTTCAGAAACATCAAATGTAAGGCCTAGGAAACTATTAAGAAATTACCAGAGTGACTTCCGATAGCTTTCAAACAGAAAATCGCATCATTGTTCTCCACAAGCCGTATATCACGAGTGCACATTTAGGATAGTACCACTGAAAGTTCTGTGCTACCATAATCTATGAACTGGTTTGAAGAAAGTAGAGTAAACTAACATTTTAGTCCCTAACGTTTGGACCGgccatcaatttcgtcctcaACGTTTCATGGCCATCAAATACACCCCAAACGTTAGCCTTATGTCCGCCAATTTGGCCCTTGCCGTCAACTCACCGTTAAttaaatactaaaaataaaagaaaatacaatttttttttttggaaaaattcaaaaccAGATGGGGGCCAATCTAAATCGGATAGTAGATGTTCATCAGCTGCACATCGGAGATATACAATATTCGAGAAAGTGAGCTCGAGTTTCACGCCATAGCAGAATTTGTACCAAGCTTGGCCTTGCCGTTGGAATGCATCTGTTTTGGAACCCAACTTCACACGCGCCATTGCCAATTCTTGGAAACGAGCCAGCAGACAAAACAACAGCATGAGCTCACACAAGTCGAGAAAGAAGACTTTGGAGATCAACCCCGACAATGGCACGTAAGGATGAACATCGACGAGGATGCAGGGGAGGCTAATGCGGACATGCCACATCAGGGTTTCAAGCATGGGGAGGAAGTCGGGTGAAGGAGGAGACATCCGGACCTGAACCCGATCATT from Punica granatum isolate Tunisia-2019 chromosome 3, ASM765513v2, whole genome shotgun sequence includes:
- the LOC116200842 gene encoding uncharacterized protein LOC116200842, with protein sequence MAVSFSRFSMWTWGAKEKEPVSNGPSSTGLTNEFGFGFREPENLKFPFVKGKKIASSSRKVKRKWQSREQRRNIDREFDIVLVPSDGVCLSGSDESEDSDWSIGWLEPPGTEFLSDDEGEDNSFAVLVPCYRPGSKELVEDSSKQLLSVIKNLPDEFDAEGNNYIEQWLSSLQNC